One genomic window of Helicobacter canis includes the following:
- a CDS encoding iron-sulfur cluster assembly scaffold protein, with the protein MAKNDLIGGALWDAYSNKVSERMDNPTHLGVLTQKDADEKGAKLIVADYGAESCGDAVRLYWLVDSNDTIIDAKFKSFGCGTAIASSDMMVELCLGKKVQDAVKITNLDVEHALRDDPDTPAVPGQKMHCSVMAYDVIKKAAGLYLGKDAADFESEIIVCECARVSLSTIKEVIKLNDLKSVEDITNYTKAGAFCKSCIKPGGHEEREYYLEDILAEVRAEMDRESVKKVADKGSEIAFAEMTIAQKVRAIDKVIDEHIRPMLMMDGGDMEILDIKDTSDGFIDVYIRYLGACSGCASGSTGTLYAIESILQENLHPNIRVLPI; encoded by the coding sequence ATGGCAAAGAATGACTTAATCGGTGGTGCGTTATGGGATGCATATTCCAACAAAGTAAGCGAGAGAATGGATAATCCCACACATTTAGGCGTTTTGACACAAAAAGACGCTGATGAAAAGGGAGCAAAACTCATCGTAGCAGACTATGGCGCAGAATCGTGCGGCGATGCGGTGCGGCTGTATTGGCTTGTGGATTCTAATGACACAATTATTGACGCAAAATTTAAGAGCTTTGGCTGTGGGACGGCGATCGCAAGTAGTGATATGATGGTAGAACTCTGCCTTGGCAAAAAGGTGCAAGATGCGGTAAAAATCACCAACCTTGATGTAGAGCACGCCTTGCGTGATGACCCAGATACCCCCGCAGTCCCCGGGCAGAAAATGCACTGCTCTGTTATGGCGTATGATGTGATCAAAAAAGCAGCCGGACTCTATCTAGGAAAAGACGCGGCGGACTTTGAGAGTGAAATCATCGTGTGTGAATGCGCACGCGTTAGCCTATCCACCATTAAAGAAGTGATCAAACTCAATGACCTAAAAAGTGTAGAAGATATTACCAACTACACAAAAGCAGGGGCATTTTGCAAAAGCTGCATTAAACCCGGTGGGCACGAGGAGAGAGAGTATTATTTAGAAGATATACTTGCAGAAGTAAGGGCTGAAATGGATAGAGAGTCTGTGAAAAAAGTCGCCGATAAAGGTAGTGAAATCGCATTTGCAGAGATGACTATCGCCCAAAAGGTGCGTGCGATTGATAAGGTCATTGATGAGCATATCCGCCCAATGCTTATGATGGATGGCGGTGATATGGAGATTTTGGATATTAAAGATACAAGCGATGGCTTTATCGATGTGTATATCCGCTATCTTGGGGCGTGTAGCGGCTGTGCGAGTGGCTCTACTGGCACACTCTATGCCATAGAATCCATTTTGCAAGAAAACTTGCACCCAAATATCCGCGTTTTGCCGATATAG